The uncultured Desulfobulbus sp. genome window below encodes:
- a CDS encoding DUF2145 domain-containing protein, whose amino-acid sequence MLRKIVYGAVLSLSLLCSSLVWSASGSSGFSVSSTDKGEVLQYSPEQIVHFAKKVEEVMARKGAYVAILARKGRPASEMPEGMVYTHTAFAVYSTITTQDGRQVPGYAIYNLYQRAEQPDVSDLVTDFPPDFFAGVAELEAGLIIPSPRLQQRLLATITSPVYGRLHDPHYSVIANPFTLGRQNCTEFVLDVLNAAIYQTDDIKQIKMNERAYFHAQPVNVNPFKLLLGSVFSSEVSLSDQPGDAVTATFTKIGEYLLKYDKGAEVLTVLP is encoded by the coding sequence ATGCTGCGAAAAATCGTTTATGGAGCTGTGCTGTCCCTTTCTCTGCTGTGCAGCTCTCTTGTCTGGAGCGCCTCTGGATCCTCCGGTTTCAGCGTTTCCAGTACCGATAAGGGCGAGGTGTTGCAGTACAGTCCGGAGCAGATTGTCCACTTCGCTAAAAAGGTTGAAGAGGTCATGGCTCGGAAAGGGGCTTATGTAGCTATTCTGGCTCGTAAGGGGCGTCCCGCCTCGGAGATGCCCGAAGGAATGGTCTATACCCATACCGCCTTTGCTGTCTACTCCACCATTACCACTCAGGACGGGCGGCAGGTTCCAGGATATGCCATCTACAATTTGTACCAGCGGGCAGAACAGCCCGATGTCAGTGATTTGGTAACAGATTTTCCACCGGATTTCTTTGCAGGAGTGGCGGAGCTGGAGGCGGGGCTGATTATTCCCTCGCCAAGACTGCAGCAGCGTTTACTGGCAACGATTACCTCGCCGGTTTACGGCAGGCTCCATGATCCGCATTATTCCGTGATTGCCAATCCTTTTACTCTGGGGCGGCAGAACTGCACGGAGTTTGTCCTTGATGTGCTCAATGCAGCCATCTATCAAACGGATGATATCAAGCAGATTAAGATGAACGAGCGGGCCTATTTCCACGCTCAACCGGTCAATGTGAACCCGTTTAAGCTGCTCTTGGGTTCAGTCTTCAGTAGTGAGGTCAGCCTGTCTGATCAACCCGGTGATGCGGTCACCGCCACTTTTACCAAGATCGGAGAGTATCTGCTCAAGTATGATAAGGGGGCAGAGGTGCTGACGGTCTTACCGTAA
- a CDS encoding iron-containing alcohol dehydrogenase family protein, with translation MYRNFKIVPNIIFGRGSFNQLGDILKTKRVTSDSYMVFVLDDVFKGKALESRLPMEKGDLILLVNVDDEPKTSYIDKLVAEVRSFNGRLPDGVIGLGGGATMDIAKAISLMLTNPGGAADYQGWDLIKNPAVWHAAVPTLAGTGAEISRTTVLTGPEKKLGINSDYTLYDQILLDPELLAGVPKDQWFYTGMDCYIHDVESLHGTYLNEFSRAYGEKSIELCRQVFLDDHPEKDDKLMMASYFGGMSIAYSQVGACHALSYGLAFVLGTHHGIGCCITFDYLDEVYPEGVKEFREMMAKHDIKLPRNLTAGLDDKAMDTMANVALGLAPLWENCFGKDWQQIMTKERVLEMYRKM, from the coding sequence ATGTATAGAAATTTCAAAATAGTCCCCAATATCATTTTTGGCCGTGGCTCTTTCAATCAGTTGGGCGACATCCTCAAAACCAAACGGGTCACTTCGGATTCGTACATGGTCTTCGTTTTAGACGATGTGTTCAAGGGAAAGGCTCTGGAAAGTCGCCTGCCTATGGAGAAGGGTGACCTGATTCTTCTGGTCAACGTCGACGACGAACCCAAAACCAGCTACATCGACAAGCTGGTCGCCGAAGTCCGTTCCTTTAACGGCCGCCTGCCCGATGGTGTCATTGGCCTGGGTGGTGGTGCCACCATGGATATCGCCAAGGCGATTTCGCTCATGCTCACCAACCCCGGTGGAGCCGCTGACTACCAGGGCTGGGATCTGATCAAGAACCCGGCGGTCTGGCATGCGGCTGTTCCCACCCTGGCGGGAACCGGTGCTGAAATCTCCCGCACCACCGTTCTCACCGGGCCGGAGAAAAAGCTGGGTATCAACTCCGATTATACCCTCTATGACCAGATCCTGCTTGATCCGGAACTCCTCGCCGGCGTTCCCAAAGATCAATGGTTCTACACCGGTATGGACTGCTACATCCACGATGTAGAATCCCTGCACGGCACCTATCTCAATGAGTTCTCCCGTGCCTACGGCGAGAAGTCCATAGAACTCTGCCGCCAGGTCTTTCTGGACGACCATCCGGAAAAAGACGACAAGCTGATGATGGCCTCCTACTTCGGTGGTATGTCCATCGCTTATTCCCAGGTCGGCGCCTGTCACGCCCTCTCTTACGGACTTGCCTTTGTCCTGGGGACCCATCACGGCATTGGCTGCTGCATTACCTTTGATTACCTGGACGAGGTCTACCCGGAAGGCGTTAAAGAATTCCGCGAGATGATGGCCAAGCACGACATTAAACTGCCGCGCAATCTCACTGCAGGACTTGATGATAAAGCCATGGACACCATGGCCAATGTGGCTCTTGGTCTTGCGCCGCTGTGGGAGAATTGCTTTGGCAAAGACTGGCAGCAGATCATGACGAAAGAACGGGTGCTGGAGATGTACCGCAAGATGTAA
- a CDS encoding DUF2971 domain-containing protein — MATLYHYTTFTGLLGIVGTRTIWASDVRYMNDSAELRHTADLIKAEVQERIHGGHANGNLLAQFADWVEHRITNGHMLFGASFRSHGNLLSQWRGYSAPGKGVSLGFCPDHILRCARKQEFMIGKCIYEPHRQRALIKQVLDAVEQLAEKKAAATSSASKRSALYRSAFASIEIDLLRIAAILKHPSFREEKEWRIVSPVIANTAEAPILFREGHAMLVPYIEFSLELAGEPPVMDHLYLGPTVNMNISMNSLKMFLEQHGIVPRRGIDYCQIPFRQR, encoded by the coding sequence ATGGCTACACTTTACCATTACACGACCTTTACCGGGTTGCTGGGGATTGTGGGGACACGCACCATCTGGGCCAGCGATGTTCGCTATATGAATGATTCTGCTGAGCTGCGTCACACTGCAGACCTGATCAAGGCAGAGGTGCAGGAACGTATTCATGGGGGGCATGCCAATGGTAACCTCCTTGCCCAGTTTGCCGACTGGGTGGAGCATCGCATTACCAACGGTCATATGCTTTTTGGCGCTTCATTTCGCTCCCATGGGAACCTGCTGAGCCAGTGGCGAGGGTATAGTGCACCGGGTAAGGGGGTCAGTCTGGGATTTTGTCCAGATCATATTTTGCGTTGCGCCCGTAAACAGGAGTTCATGATCGGTAAATGTATCTATGAACCCCATCGTCAACGGGCCTTGATCAAGCAGGTACTGGATGCGGTGGAGCAGCTGGCCGAAAAAAAGGCTGCTGCCACCTCCTCGGCAAGCAAACGTTCAGCCCTCTATCGGAGCGCCTTTGCCTCTATTGAAATCGATCTGTTGCGAATTGCTGCCATTCTCAAGCACCCCTCATTTCGAGAGGAAAAGGAATGGCGTATTGTTTCGCCAGTGATTGCCAATACCGCAGAGGCGCCTATTCTGTTTCGGGAAGGACATGCCATGCTCGTTCCCTACATTGAATTTTCTCTGGAGCTTGCAGGAGAGCCGCCAGTTATGGATCATCTCTATCTGGGGCCGACGGTGAATATGAATATCTCTATGAACTCTCTTAAGATGTTTCTGGAGCAGCATGGTATTGTGCCTCGGCGGGGAATTGACTATTGCCAGATTCCTTTCCGGCAACGCTAG
- a CDS encoding PfkB family carbohydrate kinase, whose protein sequence is MHKGIFLGLATTDIVYYVSHYLNENEKLKAERQIAYAGGPATNAAVAFAAFENDALLITGIGHHSLAQVAKQDILDYKVNLIDCTDQPKRPPVLASIMVDLSTGYRAVVYSNTDLRKLRHDAVNETTLEYADVLMLDGYYLPQAIQLARWARLMRIPIVLDGGSWKEGMEALLPLIDFAICSDNFFPPDCSSSEEVVQALSQAGINHIAITRGGKDILAFSDTNTFKIPVMPIKPMDTLGAGDVFHGAFCHHLLERGEFALSLELAGEVASLSCTSLGTRAWIAQAKIA, encoded by the coding sequence ATGCACAAAGGCATCTTCCTTGGATTGGCAACCACCGATATCGTTTATTACGTATCTCACTACCTCAACGAAAATGAGAAACTCAAAGCAGAACGACAAATAGCCTACGCCGGTGGACCGGCAACCAATGCGGCTGTGGCCTTTGCCGCTTTTGAAAACGATGCCTTACTGATTACTGGCATTGGGCACCACTCCCTGGCCCAGGTGGCGAAACAGGACATCCTGGATTACAAGGTCAATCTGATCGACTGTACTGATCAACCCAAACGCCCTCCGGTCTTGGCTTCAATCATGGTTGATCTCTCCACTGGCTATCGCGCTGTGGTGTACTCGAATACAGATCTGCGCAAACTACGCCATGATGCTGTCAACGAAACAACGCTGGAGTATGCCGACGTACTCATGCTGGACGGCTACTACCTCCCTCAGGCCATACAACTGGCTCGGTGGGCACGACTGATGCGCATTCCCATCGTCCTTGATGGCGGGAGCTGGAAAGAAGGTATGGAAGCACTCTTACCCCTGATCGATTTCGCCATCTGCTCGGATAACTTTTTTCCACCAGACTGCAGCAGCTCCGAGGAGGTTGTGCAGGCACTCAGTCAGGCAGGTATCAACCACATTGCCATCACCCGGGGCGGCAAGGACATTCTTGCGTTCAGTGATACAAACACCTTCAAGATACCTGTTATGCCGATCAAGCCCATGGACACCCTCGGGGCAGGCGATGTTTTCCACGGTGCCTTTTGCCATCATCTCTTAGAACGGGGGGAATTTGCTCTCAGCCTTGAGTTGGCGGGGGAAGTGGCCAGTCTTTCCTGTACCTCGCTGGGCACCAGGGCCTGGATAGCACAGGCTAAAATTGCCTGA
- a CDS encoding PAS domain S-box protein → MSHRINIQPIVLALTATLLVAGLFYLPYLAVRSKTIENFRNQQVILARQAATEFQSYFSTYEKALMYLSQQPSVQQLDESGKGLLREFYSFHPEDLNGILSLDPSGQPLFVHPAQTSFQIPSEFCPSLRHQSFVEIGEFSSPQNEPPRLALVVPMVEQDSFYGCLAFPFPYQKIAEQALGHIIVHQNSYVLLFSQTGRILHGPKPDLLGRPAESLHGEKKELQQLSRAMSKGTNQLIKLSTSLLPQAESLAPMYAVLYPVRLSNGKSWTILLVTPEKEVLGAMAEFRSQWLLVTSVAVVAVGLLSFFLCGIVDARKQEQERRAMEEQLAQLLDLVPMGVVVLDANQNMIYANLEATRLLGQEEQSALIDHPLGDYLHDDCREAVLSKIQNPLPEKRICLKHAILCTAQGEIHDISLTAAASTISAHPQCIVLLRDITDELRALAWQRRLAMAVDQVKEAVLIAAADGTIEYVNISVGEMTGYSRGECIGNPINILWAKEQDAHFEQKLEDVVTLGEVWRGRIVNQRKNSSLFVAAATISPVRDPQGIITHIVLVQRDITHEVEIDTRMRQAQKMEAIGTLAGGIAHDFNNILGGIIGFTDMALLQASPGSDLHSNLTHIRQGGKRAADLVQQILTFSRQSAEELSPIVLAPIILESLRLMRATLPATIEIIQNIEAEKAKVVAAPVQIQQIVMNLCANAFYAMKNTGGKLTIRLYEQNGNQLGKNEPDDTTWAILVVKDTGQGMENETLQRIFTPFFTTKQPGEGTGMGLSVVHGIVRELGGEITVQSEPDRGTVFTVQLPIVDHNGNGNLLASETALPLGNEHILVVDDEKEIRETCRMMLGHLGYTITTTAHPLEVLNLIETSNPPINLVITDQTMPKMTGLDLTEQIRNQHPQIPVILCTGYSDRLNYDIAREAGACDLLMKPVDLHGLSVAVRFALEMSRD, encoded by the coding sequence ATGAGCCACCGCATTAACATTCAGCCTATTGTCCTGGCACTCACAGCGACTCTTCTTGTGGCCGGTCTTTTTTACCTGCCCTACCTTGCGGTACGCTCCAAGACCATAGAAAATTTTCGCAATCAGCAGGTTATTCTGGCCCGTCAAGCCGCAACGGAATTCCAAAGCTATTTTTCCACCTATGAAAAGGCGCTGATGTATCTGAGTCAGCAGCCATCGGTCCAGCAACTTGATGAAAGCGGCAAAGGGCTTTTGCGCGAATTTTATTCCTTTCATCCAGAAGATCTGAACGGTATTCTCAGCCTCGATCCTTCGGGGCAGCCCCTGTTTGTGCACCCAGCCCAAACAAGCTTCCAGATACCAAGCGAATTTTGTCCCAGTCTGCGGCATCAAAGTTTTGTTGAAATCGGTGAGTTTAGCAGCCCCCAAAATGAGCCGCCCAGGCTGGCTCTGGTGGTTCCCATGGTTGAACAAGATTCTTTTTATGGCTGCTTAGCTTTTCCCTTCCCCTATCAAAAAATCGCGGAACAGGCCCTGGGGCACATCATTGTTCACCAAAATAGCTATGTCCTCCTTTTTAGTCAGACTGGCCGTATTCTTCATGGGCCCAAGCCCGATCTCTTAGGCAGACCAGCCGAAAGCCTACATGGAGAAAAAAAAGAGCTCCAACAACTCAGTCGTGCAATGAGTAAGGGGACAAACCAGCTGATCAAGCTCAGCACCTCACTCCTGCCTCAGGCCGAATCCCTGGCCCCCATGTACGCGGTGCTCTACCCGGTCCGTCTCTCCAATGGTAAATCCTGGACAATTTTGCTGGTGACTCCCGAAAAAGAAGTTCTTGGGGCCATGGCGGAATTTCGCTCGCAATGGCTCCTGGTTACAAGTGTTGCCGTGGTGGCTGTCGGCCTGCTCAGTTTTTTTCTCTGCGGCATTGTAGATGCACGCAAACAGGAGCAGGAAAGGCGAGCCATGGAGGAACAGCTGGCCCAACTTTTGGATTTGGTTCCTATGGGGGTGGTGGTTCTTGATGCCAATCAAAATATGATCTACGCCAACCTGGAGGCCACTCGTCTTTTGGGCCAGGAAGAACAAAGTGCGTTAATCGACCACCCCCTTGGTGACTACCTCCATGATGATTGCCGAGAAGCTGTCCTCAGCAAAATACAAAACCCTCTTCCCGAAAAACGAATCTGCCTCAAACACGCTATTCTCTGCACCGCCCAGGGAGAGATACATGACATATCCCTGACTGCTGCAGCCTCCACCATAAGCGCTCATCCTCAATGCATCGTTCTCCTCCGGGATATCACCGATGAGCTTCGAGCGCTGGCCTGGCAACGGCGTCTAGCCATGGCTGTAGATCAGGTCAAGGAAGCGGTTTTGATTGCCGCTGCCGACGGCACCATAGAATATGTCAATATTTCCGTTGGCGAAATGACCGGCTACAGCCGCGGAGAATGCATTGGGAATCCGATCAACATCCTCTGGGCCAAGGAGCAGGATGCTCACTTTGAGCAAAAGCTGGAAGATGTTGTCACTTTAGGCGAAGTCTGGCGTGGACGAATTGTCAATCAACGAAAAAACAGCAGCCTCTTTGTCGCTGCAGCCACAATTTCACCGGTGCGTGATCCCCAGGGAATCATCACGCATATTGTCCTGGTGCAACGGGATATTACCCATGAGGTCGAGATTGATACCCGCATGCGCCAGGCGCAAAAGATGGAAGCTATTGGCACCCTGGCTGGTGGTATCGCCCATGACTTTAACAATATTTTAGGCGGTATCATTGGTTTTACCGACATGGCGCTTTTACAGGCCTCTCCAGGGAGTGATCTCCATAGTAACCTGACCCATATTCGTCAGGGAGGGAAACGGGCTGCCGATCTGGTGCAACAGATTTTGACATTCAGCCGCCAATCTGCTGAAGAACTCTCTCCAATAGTATTGGCTCCTATCATCCTGGAAAGCCTCAGACTGATGCGCGCCACCCTGCCCGCAACCATTGAAATTATTCAAAATATTGAAGCGGAAAAAGCCAAGGTCGTGGCGGCCCCAGTACAGATCCAGCAGATTGTGATGAACCTTTGTGCCAACGCCTTTTATGCCATGAAAAATACAGGAGGCAAGCTGACCATCCGACTCTATGAGCAAAACGGCAATCAGCTTGGCAAAAACGAACCCGATGACACAACCTGGGCAATTCTGGTAGTCAAGGATACCGGGCAGGGGATGGAGAACGAAACACTACAACGCATTTTCACGCCTTTTTTTACAACGAAGCAACCTGGCGAAGGGACTGGAATGGGCCTCAGCGTGGTCCACGGCATCGTTCGCGAGCTGGGCGGTGAGATTACGGTTCAATCCGAGCCAGATCGCGGGACTGTCTTCACCGTTCAGTTACCCATTGTTGACCATAACGGAAACGGGAACCTACTTGCGAGCGAAACTGCCCTGCCCCTTGGCAATGAACATATTCTTGTGGTGGACGACGAAAAAGAAATCAGAGAGACCTGCCGAATGATGCTGGGACATCTGGGATACACCATCACCACCACGGCGCATCCTTTAGAGGTTTTGAATCTTATTGAAACCTCCAATCCCCCCATCAATCTGGTCATCACCGATCAAACCATGCCCAAGATGACAGGGCTGGATTTGACGGAACAGATTCGCAATCAGCATCCTCAAATTCCCGTGATCCTCTGCACGGGCTACTCAGATCGGCTCAATTACGACATTGCCCGTGAGGCCGGTGCCTGTGACCTCTTAATGAAACCAGTTGACCTACACGGTTTGAGTGTAGCTGTACGTTTTGCTCTGGAGATGAGTCGAGACTGA